One window from the genome of Nicotiana sylvestris chromosome 9, ASM39365v2, whole genome shotgun sequence encodes:
- the LOC138877683 gene encoding uncharacterized protein — MAEELKKLTSQVQGVEGDRGIEGLNYEELCIQLDVELPEGYKPPKFKMFDDIGGPRVHLRTYCDKLVGVRKDEKIQMKLFMRSLTGDALSWLKDTCYVTPVPAMTLENPSQWVNPNKTCAYHSGMKGHTTVECQTLKDKIQTLIDNKVIQAKEAAYIIRDNPLPDRRGGGIHSPIEVEVTASVPFEVKVALPAATPAPFEVEVVTPFTATVSTTPPFNSKAIPWDYVAEARQKRKAKVEEFDAAQGMTRTRRVYTPEHLGGSSNDATTRRPIIETGPDDLWRKVQAKEYSVINHLKKIPAQISILSLLQNLEAHKNALIKVLNEPYVPNNITGGEMANMVGQVLEIHKIIFHEDELPPEGLNHNRALHITVQFEDKFIARVLVDGGSSLNIFPLDTLKMLDKEEKTLVRLKNFFLEDEDMDCSAIIEEEEEEGLTIQTAKKGAVLKNWITTPSRARRVPGEVENFENKPKSNLDETEVVNLGDIETVKEARISIHLSPTEKEEYICFLKEYENIFAWSYDDMTGLSTSIVAHKMPTNPTCPPVKQKLRKFKPDMSLKIKEEVTKQIKAKVLRVVEYPTWLANIVPVPKKDGKKAFDKIKKYLSTPPVLVLLELGRPLLLYLSVLDGAFKCVLGQHDETGRKDQAIYYSSKKFTAYEAWYSLLERTCCPLTWIAQKLRHYFCAYTTYLKSRMDPLKYIFQKPMLIGKLSKWQKLLSEFDIVYVTQKAIKGQALADHLAENLVGEAYESLKMYFLDEKVSFVGEDITETYNSWRIFFDGAANFIGVGIGAVLLSETD; from the exons ATGGCTGAAGAGCTCAAGAAATTAACCAGCcaagttcagggtgttgaaggagacagaggaatagaaggtttgaactatgaagaacTATGCATACAGCTAGATGtggaactgccagaggggtacaaacctcccaagttcaagaTGTTCGACGACATAGGTGGTcctagggttcatctaaggacctattgtgacaagcttgtcggggtcagaaaagatgaaaagatccagatgaagctctttatgaggagtcttactggggatgctttgtcctg gttgaaagacACGTGTTACGTCACTCCTGTTCCCGCAATGACATTAGAaaacccatcccaatgggtcaatcctaacaaaacttgtgcataccattctggcatgaaggggcacaccactgtTGAGTGCCAAAcactgaaggataagatccagacactaattgataacaaggtcatacaggcaaaggaagcCGCATATATTATACGTGACAACCCCCTCCCTGATCGTAGAGGTGGTGgaatacat tcaccaatcgaggttgaggtaactgcatcagttccattcgaggtgaaGGTGGCTCTGCCTGCggccacccccgctccatttgaagtagaagtggtcacacctttcactgcGACAGTATCGACCACAcctccattcaactcaaaagcaataccttgggattacgttgctgAGGCTCGACAAAAAAGGAAGGCAAAGGTAGAGGAATTTgacgctgcacaaggaatgactagaactagaagagtctatacacctgaacatttgggaggttcaagtaatGATGCCACTACTAGGCGGCctatcattgagacaggtccagatgacctatggaggaaagtacaggcaaaggaGTATTCCGTCATTAACCATCTGAAAAAAATAccagctcagatatctatcctgtcattgttgcaaaatttagaggcacataagaatgctttaatAAAAGTGCTGAACGAGCCTTacgtacccaataacatcactggcggagaaatggccaacatggtggggcaagtattggaaattcataagattatcttccacgaagatgaactaccacctgaagggctaaATCACAATCGGGCATTGCAcattacagtgcaatttgaagacaaattcattgccagggtcttggttgatggaggttcaagcttaaatatttttccattggacactctgaaaatgttggacaaag aagagAAAACACTAGTTAGGTTGAAGAATTTtttcttggaggatgaggacatggactgcagtgccataattgaggaggaggaggaagaaggcctcacaaTTCAAACCGCaaagaagggagctgttctcaagaattggatcactacaccatcccgagcccgccgagtccctgg ggaggttgaaaactttgagaataagcctaagtctaatctggacgagaccgaagtAGTGAATTTGGGAGACATTGAGACCGTCAAGGAGGCTCGCAttagcattcacttgtcaccaacagagaaggaagagtacatttgcttcctaaaagagtatgagaatattttcgcatggtcatatgatgatatgaccggtttaagcacgtctatagtggctcacaagatGCCCACTAATCCCACATGTCcgccagtaaagcagaaactcagaaagttcaaaccagacatgagcttgaaaatcaaggaggaagttaccaagcagatcaaggCCAAAGTCCtaagggtggttgagtacccaacctggttagctaacattgtgccagttccgaagaaggatggaaag aaagcttttgacaagatcaagaagtacttgtccacaccaccagttttggtcctgcTAGAactaggacgacctttgctactctatctatctgtattggatggagccttcaaatgtgttttgggacaacatgatgagacaggaagaaaagatcaagccatatattactcgagtaagaagttcacagcttacgAAGCATGGTACTCTCTACTAGAGCGCACTTGCTGTCCTTTGACCtggatagctcagaaattgaggcattacttctgtgcctacactacatacctcaaatctaggatggaccctttgaagtatatatttcagaaacccatgcttATTGGAAAATTGTCCAAATGGCAGAAactattaagtgagttcgatatcgtctacgtaactcaaaaggcaatcaaagggcaagcattggcagatcaccttgctgaaaatttgGTGGGAGAGGCATACGAATCTTTGAAgatgtattttcttgatgaaaaagtatcatttgtaggagaagacattaccgaaacATACAACAGTTGGAGGatattctttgatggagctgcaaatttcataggagtgggcattggagcagttttgctATCAGAAACGGATTAA